A window of the Polaribacter batillariae genome harbors these coding sequences:
- a CDS encoding transposase, whose protein sequence is MKYKKWTLAQKLEILSVSEEIGIVEACRKYSVSTGTFYSWRKKFEHKGEAGLKVTYDTKSKELKEAEQENRVLRKLLSDREIELEVQRELLKKKFGTSDPRKI, encoded by the coding sequence ATGAAATACAAGAAATGGACATTAGCACAGAAGTTAGAAATACTATCAGTTTCAGAAGAAATCGGCATTGTTGAAGCCTGCCGAAAATACAGTGTAAGCACAGGTACTTTCTACAGTTGGCGGAAAAAGTTTGAGCACAAAGGTGAAGCTGGTTTAAAAGTTACCTATGACACTAAAAGCAAAGAACTTAAAGAAGCCGAACAAGAAAATCGTGTTTTAAGAAAATTACTAAGCGATAGAGAAATAGAACTTGAAGTGCAACGAGAACTTTTAAAAAAAAAGTTTGGAACGTCCGATCCAAGAAAGATCTAG
- a CDS encoding helix-turn-helix domain-containing protein — translation MKTKNNVTNWDDHLDAKYGKKGTDSREKFQEEFEAFKIGVLIQEARKSKNLTQQQLADKVGTTKSYISRIENNASDIRLSTLMRIIREGLGGSLKLSLNI, via the coding sequence ATGAAGACAAAAAATAACGTTACGAATTGGGACGACCATTTAGACGCCAAATACGGAAAAAAAGGTACTGACAGTAGAGAAAAATTCCAAGAAGAGTTTGAAGCTTTTAAGATTGGTGTTTTGATTCAAGAAGCAAGAAAAAGCAAAAATCTAACCCAACAACAACTTGCAGATAAAGTCGGAACGACTAAAAGTTATATTTCCCGAATTGAAAATAACGCAAGTGATATTCGACTTTCTACTTTGATGAGAATTATCCGAGAAGGATTGGGTGGAAGCTTGAAATTATCGCTGAATATTTAA
- a CDS encoding IS3 family transposase, which yields MSKSKIIKMVGIVSSSYYRKPSGGKKGNKPTKETFHKTKGLVLQDDVVAAIKEVLKDEFIDCGYRLMTSYLNRDGYTINHKKLYRIMKEEGLLKLDNRIDRSGSGRKFVKFRKVYTSRPLECLEMDIKMVWIPSVGKNAYLLSVIDVHTRRILKDYFSFNIKQNHVIALLSALFEDCDYPNNVVIRSDNGSQFIAKKVREYLGLIGVQQEFTHIATPEENAHIEAYHGILKKEVFKRFDYQYFGEIEQILKRYVKFYNNRRIHGLLGRITPMEKWSQDKHLIRRNKLTA from the coding sequence ATTAGCAAGAGTAAGATTATCAAAATGGTAGGTATTGTGTCAAGTAGCTATTATAGAAAGCCTAGTGGTGGTAAAAAAGGAAATAAGCCAACTAAAGAGACCTTTCACAAGACTAAAGGCCTGGTATTGCAGGATGACGTAGTTGCAGCTATTAAAGAGGTTTTAAAGGATGAATTTATAGATTGTGGCTATAGATTAATGACCAGTTATTTAAATAGAGACGGCTATACTATAAACCATAAAAAGCTATATAGAATTATGAAGGAAGAAGGTCTGTTGAAGCTTGACAATAGGATAGATAGAAGTGGTTCTGGACGTAAATTTGTAAAGTTTAGAAAGGTTTATACTTCTAGACCTTTGGAGTGTTTAGAGATGGATATAAAGATGGTTTGGATACCAAGTGTAGGTAAAAACGCTTATTTACTCTCGGTTATTGACGTTCACACACGTAGAATATTGAAAGACTATTTTTCCTTTAATATCAAACAAAATCACGTAATAGCGCTATTATCTGCATTGTTTGAAGATTGTGATTATCCCAATAATGTAGTTATTAGGAGTGATAATGGCAGTCAATTTATAGCAAAAAAAGTGCGTGAATATTTAGGATTAATCGGAGTACAACAAGAATTTACACACATTGCGACTCCAGAAGAGAATGCACATATTGAAGCATACCACGGAATATTAAAAAAAGAAGTATTCAAAAGGTTCGATTATCAATATTTTGGAGAAATAGAGCAAATACTAAAACGCTACGTGAAATTTTACAATAATAGAAGGATCCATGGTCTATTAGGACGAATAACTCCAATGGAAAAATGGAGTCAAGATAAACACCTTATTAGAAGAAATAAATTAACAGCTTAA
- the rsmG gene encoding 16S rRNA (guanine(527)-N(7))-methyltransferase RsmG, with protein sequence MDIIHKYFKNLSETQIQQLGKLQELYQDWNLKINVVSRKDIDELYLRHVLHSLGIAKIVSFKPGSKVMDVGTGGGFPGIPLAILFPETQFHLVDSIGKKIKVVDEVVAGLGLENVKTTNSRVEEIKDTYDFIVSRAVAQMETFVGWTKGKISKKQNHDIKNGILYLKGGDLTEELQKYTSATIYDLPNYFDEPFFETKKVVHLGMKFKG encoded by the coding sequence ATGGATATTATTCACAAATATTTTAAAAATTTATCAGAAACGCAAATTCAGCAATTGGGTAAGTTGCAAGAGTTGTACCAAGATTGGAATTTGAAAATAAATGTGGTTTCTAGAAAAGATATCGACGAATTATACTTGCGTCATGTTTTACATTCTTTAGGAATTGCAAAAATTGTTAGTTTTAAACCAGGTTCTAAAGTAATGGATGTGGGTACTGGAGGTGGTTTTCCAGGAATTCCTTTGGCCATTTTGTTTCCAGAAACGCAGTTTCATTTGGTAGATTCTATCGGAAAAAAGATTAAAGTGGTAGATGAAGTTGTGGCTGGTTTGGGTTTAGAAAATGTAAAAACCACCAATAGTAGGGTAGAAGAAATAAAAGATACCTACGATTTTATTGTGAGTAGAGCTGTAGCGCAAATGGAAACCTTTGTGGGGTGGACCAAAGGAAAAATCAGTAAAAAACAAAACCACGATATTAAAAACGGAATTCTATATTTAAAAGGTGGAGATTTAACTGAAGAATTACAAAAATATACTTCTGCAACCATTTACGATTTGCCCAATTATTTTGATGAACCTTTTTTTGAAACTAAAAAAGTGGTGCATTTAGGGATGAAGTTTAAGGGATAA
- the lysS gene encoding lysine--tRNA ligase — MQLSEQEVVRREKLVKLRDLGINPYPADLFPIDSNSKEIKQHFSEGKQVIIAGRLMSRRIQGKASFAELQDGEGRIQVYFNRDEICTGEDKTLYNEVYKKLLDIGDFIGITGTLFTTKVGEKTVMVKSFKLLSKALKPLPLPKTDAEGNTFDEFNDPELRYRQRYADLVVNPHVKEVFIKRTKLFNAMRSFFNNAGYFEVETPVLQPIPGGAAARPFITHHNSLDIPLYMRIANELYLKRLIVGGFDGVYEFSKNFRNEGMDRTHNPEFTAMEIYVSYKDYNWMMDFCERLLEHCAIAVNGTSEATFGEHKINFKAPYKRISMRDSILEFTGFDIYDKTEDEIRTAAKSMHIEVDETMGKGKLIDEIFGEKCEGNYIQPTFITDYPKEMSPLCKEHRDNPELTERFELMVCGKEIANAYSELNDPIDQRQRFEHQLKLAAKGDDEATEFIDYDFLRALEYGMPPTSGMGIGMDRLIMFLTNNQSIQEVLFFPQMRPEKKTPSVELNDEEKTVLAMIAKVEKIDLNELKTQSGLSNKKWDKTIKGLTKKEVAKVSKTNEGLFVEAL; from the coding sequence ATGCAATTATCAGAACAAGAAGTTGTACGTAGAGAAAAGCTTGTAAAATTAAGAGATTTGGGCATCAACCCTTATCCTGCAGATTTGTTTCCAATCGATTCAAATTCAAAAGAAATAAAACAGCACTTTTCTGAAGGTAAACAGGTAATTATTGCTGGTAGATTAATGTCGCGTAGAATTCAAGGGAAAGCTTCTTTTGCAGAGTTACAAGATGGTGAAGGAAGAATTCAGGTGTATTTTAATCGTGATGAAATTTGTACAGGTGAAGACAAAACTTTGTACAACGAGGTTTATAAAAAACTATTAGATATTGGTGATTTTATAGGAATTACAGGAACACTTTTTACTACTAAAGTAGGCGAAAAAACAGTAATGGTAAAAAGCTTTAAGTTACTTTCTAAAGCATTAAAACCCTTACCTTTACCAAAAACAGATGCAGAAGGCAATACTTTTGACGAGTTTAACGATCCCGAATTACGTTACAGACAACGTTATGCAGATTTAGTGGTAAATCCGCACGTAAAAGAGGTTTTTATAAAACGTACAAAATTATTTAATGCCATGCGTTCTTTTTTTAATAACGCGGGTTATTTCGAAGTAGAAACCCCGGTTTTACAGCCCATTCCTGGAGGTGCTGCAGCAAGACCTTTTATTACGCATCACAATTCGTTAGACATTCCTTTGTATATGAGAATTGCCAACGAACTGTATTTAAAACGGTTAATTGTAGGTGGTTTCGATGGAGTTTACGAATTCTCGAAAAACTTTAGAAACGAAGGAATGGACAGAACACATAATCCTGAATTTACAGCCATGGAAATCTATGTTTCTTACAAAGATTACAATTGGATGATGGATTTTTGTGAACGCTTGTTAGAACATTGTGCCATTGCTGTAAACGGAACTTCAGAAGCTACTTTTGGCGAACATAAAATTAACTTTAAAGCGCCTTACAAACGAATTTCTATGCGCGATTCTATTTTAGAATTTACAGGTTTTGATATTTATGATAAAACTGAGGATGAAATTAGAACCGCAGCAAAATCGATGCATATCGAAGTGGATGAAACCATGGGAAAAGGAAAATTAATTGATGAAATTTTCGGCGAGAAATGCGAAGGAAACTACATTCAACCAACTTTTATTACAGATTACCCAAAAGAAATGTCTCCACTGTGTAAAGAACATAGAGACAATCCAGAACTAACAGAACGTTTCGAATTAATGGTTTGTGGTAAAGAAATTGCCAATGCCTATTCAGAATTAAACGACCCAATTGACCAACGCCAACGTTTTGAACATCAGTTAAAATTAGCTGCAAAAGGAGATGATGAAGCTACCGAATTTATAGATTACGATTTTTTACGTGCTTTAGAATATGGTATGCCTCCAACATCAGGAATGGGAATTGGTATGGATAGGTTAATTATGTTTTTAACCAACAACCAATCTATACAAGAAGTATTATTTTTCCCACAAATGCGTCCTGAGAAAAAAACGCCTTCTGTCGAGTTAAATGACGAAGAAAAAACAGTCTTGGCAATGATTGCAAAAGTAGAGAAAATAGATTTAAACGAGTTAAAAACGCAATCGGGCTTGTCTAACAAAAAATGGGACAAAACCATTAAAGGTTTAACTAAAAAAGAAGTTGCGAAAGTTTCTAAAACAAACGAAGGTTTGTTTGTGGAAGCTTTGTAA
- a CDS encoding BlaI/MecI/CopY family transcriptional regulator produces the protein MNKQLTKAEEQIMQVLWDLEKASVKEVIDKLPKPKPAYNTVSTIIRILENKEFVAHKAVGRGFIYYPIIDKETYSNQSLHKLMNGYFNGSFKSMVSFFVKENKMDVKELEAILKEVNKK, from the coding sequence ATGAACAAACAATTAACAAAAGCAGAGGAGCAGATAATGCAGGTTTTGTGGGATTTAGAAAAAGCTTCTGTAAAAGAGGTTATCGATAAATTGCCCAAACCAAAACCCGCTTATAATACTGTTTCTACGATTATAAGAATTTTAGAAAATAAAGAATTTGTAGCTCATAAAGCTGTAGGTAGAGGTTTTATTTATTATCCAATAATCGATAAAGAAACCTATAGCAACCAAAGTTTACACAAATTAATGAACGGTTATTTTAACGGCTCGTTTAAAAGTATGGTTTCCTTTTTTGTAAAAGAAAATAAAATGGATGTTAAAGAATTAGAAGCAATTTTAAAAGAAGTGAATAAGAAGTAG
- a CDS encoding glutaminase, giving the protein MQIKEYQKIITEIYSNIKNVEDIGKVANYIPELGSVSADNFGIHITKINNETFGIGNFEEKFSIQSISKILTLALAYKLEGEKLWQRVDVEPSGNPFNSLQQLESDNGIPRNPFINAGAIVVCDVLISHLENPKEEFLAFCRELSNNATLNYSEKVAKSEKNTGFRNVALCNFIKSFGNIKNNVDKVLDFYFYICSLEMSCKELSKIFLFLADNNFKTHKEKRVITKSQVKRINAIMLTCGFYDESGEFAFRVGLSGKSGVGGGIVAIHPNGFCIAVWSPKLNKKGNSYKGMLFLEHFTTKTACSIF; this is encoded by the coding sequence ATGCAAATAAAAGAATATCAAAAAATAATTACGGAAATTTATTCCAACATAAAAAATGTCGAAGACATTGGTAAGGTAGCTAATTATATTCCAGAATTAGGAAGTGTTTCTGCGGATAATTTCGGCATACACATCACTAAAATAAATAACGAAACTTTTGGTATTGGCAATTTCGAAGAAAAATTTTCTATACAAAGTATTTCTAAAATACTAACCCTTGCTTTGGCCTATAAACTAGAAGGCGAAAAATTATGGCAAAGAGTAGATGTAGAACCTTCTGGAAACCCTTTTAATTCGTTACAACAATTAGAATCTGACAACGGAATTCCAAGAAACCCATTTATAAATGCAGGCGCCATTGTAGTTTGCGATGTTTTAATAAGCCATTTAGAAAACCCAAAAGAAGAATTTTTAGCTTTTTGCAGAGAATTATCAAACAATGCTACATTAAATTATTCCGAAAAAGTAGCCAAGTCAGAAAAAAATACAGGTTTTAGAAATGTCGCTCTGTGTAATTTTATAAAGTCTTTTGGTAATATAAAAAATAATGTCGATAAAGTCTTAGACTTCTATTTTTATATCTGCTCTTTAGAGATGAGCTGCAAAGAATTATCTAAAATATTTTTGTTTTTAGCAGATAATAACTTTAAAACCCACAAAGAAAAAAGAGTAATTACAAAAAGCCAAGTAAAGAGAATTAATGCAATTATGCTAACTTGTGGTTTTTATGATGAGTCTGGTGAGTTTGCTTTTAGAGTTGGCTTATCTGGAAAAAGTGGTGTTGGTGGAGGAATTGTCGCGATTCATCCAAATGGATTTTGTATTGCAGTTTGGAGCCCAAAATTAAATAAAAAAGGAAACTCTTACAAAGGAATGTTGTTTTTAGAGCATTTTACAACAAAAACAGCTTGCTCTATTTTTTAA
- a CDS encoding DUF456 domain-containing protein has translation MDILLLFIGFILVLLGIVGSFLPILPGPLTGWIGLLVLHFTSVIPMNWNFLGITLGVAVLIWVLDYIIPAIGTKRFGGSKYGVYGTTIGLVIGLLTPIPFGILIGAFFGALIGELIYDSKDTNRAIKASFGSFIGLLASATIKFSVAVVFVILFLMKFWQFKGDFF, from the coding sequence ATGGATATTCTTTTGCTTTTTATTGGTTTTATATTAGTATTATTAGGTATAGTAGGCTCTTTTTTACCCATTTTACCTGGTCCTTTAACAGGTTGGATTGGTTTATTGGTACTGCATTTTACATCTGTAATACCAATGAATTGGAATTTTTTAGGAATTACCTTAGGCGTTGCCGTTCTTATTTGGGTGCTCGATTATATAATTCCTGCAATTGGAACCAAGCGTTTTGGTGGAAGTAAATATGGCGTTTATGGAACCACAATAGGTTTAGTTATTGGTTTGCTTACCCCTATTCCTTTTGGTATTTTAATTGGCGCTTTCTTTGGAGCTCTTATAGGCGAATTAATATACGATAGTAAAGACACCAACAGAGCAATAAAAGCCTCTTTCGGCTCTTTTATTGGATTGCTAGCTTCTGCAACCATTAAATTTTCTGTGGCTGTGGTTTTTGTTATTTTATTTTTAATGAAGTTTTGGCAATTTAAAGGAGATTTCTTTTAA
- a CDS encoding fatty acid desaturase family protein: MKTINFSRVDKAKFFRTLNKRVNNYFKENNLKRTGNWKLYTKAIIMFSLFLIPFILILTVSMPQWAMVLLMVITGIGMAGVGMNVMHDANHESFSKRKWVNKLMGSSIYILAGNVYNWKVQHNVLHHTFTNVEGHDEDIDAGRIIRFSQHSSWFPIHKIQKYYSIFLYGLLTINWAITTDIKQMHRYLKRKLSYGKFPNPKVEWTKLVISKIVYYALWIVLPLLVLDVAWWKVLLGFFVMHYTAGMILSLVFQLAHIVPNTEMPLPDKDGNLEHTWAVHQLYTTSNFAPTNWLVNFYTGGLNHQVEHHIFPHISHVHYNKLAKIVKETAQEFNLPYNEYKTMRKAIIEHFRHLGVLGQKPELA; encoded by the coding sequence ATGAAAACAATAAATTTTTCTAGAGTAGATAAAGCCAAATTCTTTAGAACTCTAAATAAAAGAGTAAACAATTATTTCAAAGAGAACAATCTAAAAAGAACAGGAAACTGGAAATTGTACACCAAAGCAATTATTATGTTTTCGCTTTTCTTAATTCCGTTTATTTTAATATTAACAGTTTCTATGCCTCAATGGGCTATGGTTTTGCTGATGGTAATTACCGGAATTGGAATGGCTGGAGTTGGTATGAATGTAATGCACGATGCAAACCACGAATCTTTTTCGAAAAGAAAATGGGTAAACAAATTAATGGGAAGCAGTATTTATATTCTTGCAGGAAACGTATATAACTGGAAAGTGCAACACAACGTTTTGCACCACACATTTACCAATGTAGAAGGCCATGATGAAGATATAGATGCTGGTAGAATCATTCGTTTTTCTCAACACTCTTCTTGGTTTCCAATTCATAAAATTCAAAAATATTATTCGATATTTTTATACGGGTTATTAACTATTAACTGGGCAATAACCACAGATATTAAACAAATGCACAGGTATTTAAAACGCAAATTATCTTATGGTAAATTTCCCAATCCTAAAGTAGAGTGGACAAAACTGGTAATTTCTAAAATTGTTTATTATGCACTTTGGATTGTTTTACCATTGTTGGTTTTAGACGTTGCTTGGTGGAAAGTTCTCTTAGGTTTCTTTGTAATGCACTATACAGCTGGGATGATTTTAAGTTTGGTTTTTCAATTGGCACACATTGTACCCAATACAGAAATGCCACTTCCAGACAAAGATGGTAATTTAGAACACACTTGGGCAGTCCACCAGTTATATACCACCTCTAACTTTGCACCTACGAATTGGTTGGTAAACTTCTATACAGGAGGTTTAAATCATCAAGTTGAACATCATATTTTTCCGCATATTTCTCATGTACATTATAATAAATTAGCTAAAATTGTAAAAGAAACAGCACAAGAGTTTAATTTGCCTTACAACGAATACAAAACAATGCGCAAAGCAATTATAGAGCACTTTAGACATTTGGGCGTTTTAGGTCAAAAACCAGAATTAGCATAA
- a CDS encoding tetratricopeptide repeat protein translates to MLQKNKIFLFIFFLLLHLNSLSQENKVVRGYFKDSIVSIESWFGDDNKLDSLKTYYLSGNKKEIFYYNNDEKIHGNCFQFNDKNKKIVTWEFKNGKLVNRNDFALEFNQKNKKKVRNNINTLKGINKRTEFNPKTLKDFYIRAVARKRLGNTFLALQDFQNAERFIHRKSVREKVSPKLKSDLYSQLGAIFAEFENEDLAIHYKLKAIDQFPENYTYKYNLGAYLFQIKSYRLAITYFNKVKEKWKKHAFSNWILGAIYSDFQDYEKALEFINLAFEKEANLNKFGDGKAELDIRTIRGFILHKLNRTDEGITDLEEALKINKENSYANKNLGVIYNELGEFEKSLKYLNKAKELNYTQKYDSNDLNYYLENSINYTIAKPLPSLADLPYLSPNPVSTNFTIKNYSSDHFRYKILDYNTNVIQQGVSKKVDFNISELPKGLYTFITLDNKTQVKNTFKIIKN, encoded by the coding sequence ATGTTGCAAAAAAATAAAATCTTCTTATTTATATTTTTTCTGTTACTACACTTAAACTCACTTTCGCAAGAAAACAAAGTTGTTAGGGGTTATTTTAAAGATAGTATTGTTTCTATAGAAAGTTGGTTTGGCGATGATAATAAATTAGATAGCTTAAAAACGTATTATCTTTCTGGGAACAAAAAAGAAATTTTCTATTATAATAATGATGAAAAAATTCACGGAAACTGTTTTCAATTTAACGATAAAAATAAAAAAATAGTTACTTGGGAATTTAAGAATGGTAAACTTGTAAATAGAAATGATTTCGCTTTAGAATTTAATCAAAAGAACAAGAAAAAAGTTCGCAATAATATTAATACTTTAAAAGGTATTAATAAAAGAACTGAATTTAATCCTAAAACTTTAAAAGATTTTTATATAAGAGCTGTTGCCAGAAAAAGATTGGGAAATACTTTTTTAGCTCTGCAGGACTTTCAAAATGCAGAGAGATTTATACATCGAAAAAGTGTTCGAGAAAAAGTTTCTCCAAAACTTAAAAGTGATTTATATAGTCAATTAGGTGCTATTTTTGCTGAATTTGAAAATGAAGATTTAGCAATTCACTATAAATTAAAAGCAATAGATCAATTTCCAGAAAATTATACTTATAAGTATAATTTAGGTGCTTATTTATTTCAAATTAAATCTTATAGATTAGCAATAACCTACTTTAATAAAGTGAAAGAAAAATGGAAAAAGCATGCTTTTTCTAATTGGATTTTGGGCGCTATTTATTCCGATTTTCAAGATTATGAAAAAGCACTGGAATTTATAAATTTAGCCTTCGAAAAAGAAGCTAATTTAAATAAATTTGGAGACGGTAAAGCCGAATTAGATATTAGAACCATTAGAGGTTTTATATTACACAAATTAAATAGAACTGATGAAGGAATTACAGATTTAGAAGAAGCTTTAAAAATTAATAAAGAAAATTCTTATGCAAATAAAAATTTAGGAGTTATATATAATGAATTAGGGGAGTTCGAGAAATCTCTTAAATATTTAAACAAAGCAAAAGAATTAAACTACACTCAAAAATATGATTCTAACGATTTAAATTATTATTTAGAAAATTCCATCAACTATACAATAGCAAAACCATTACCAAGTTTAGCCGATTTACCTTACCTAAGCCCTAACCCTGTAAGCACTAATTTTACTATTAAAAATTATTCTTCCGATCATTTTCGATATAAAATACTCGACTACAATACTAATGTAATTCAACAAGGTGTCTCAAAAAAAGTAGATTTTAATATTTCTGAATTACCAAAAGGACTTTATACTTTTATAACTTTAGACAATAAAACACAAGTAAAAAATACTTTCAAAATTATTAAAAATTAA